AATTCCCAGGAACGCGGAACTCCATGCCGGCGGCATAGGTCTTCCACTCTTCCTCGCCGGCGAGCTTCACCTTGCAGGTCCCGGCGGTCATGATCATTCGTTCGGGGGCGCCGGTGTTGAATTGGTAGGACCCGGCGTAGATCAGACCCAAGGTGCTTTTCTTGCCGTGGGAATCATAAACGCTGTGGCTGACCACCCGGCCATCGAAATAGATGTTGGCCTTGGCGTCGACCGAGACGTTCTCCAACCTTTGAATCGGGGCTTCGGACATAGGGTCTCCTCCTTCAATAGCTAGGGGCTTTTTCCTCGAACAATTTTCGCTCGGCCGCAAGCACTTCCAGCCTTTGGGCCAAATCCTCCATCGCCTTGGCCTGCTCCTCGTCGCCCCGT
Above is a window of bacterium DNA encoding:
- a CDS encoding pyrimidine/purine nucleoside phosphorylase, which gives rise to MQRLENVSVDAKANIYFDGRVVSHSVYDSHGKKSTLGLIYAGSYQFNTGAPERMIMTAGTCKVKLAGEEEWKTYAAGMEFRVPGNSAFEISVVKGISEYICVFE